From the Rhinatrema bivittatum chromosome 7, aRhiBiv1.1, whole genome shotgun sequence genome, one window contains:
- the B3GNT9 gene encoding UDP-GlcNAc:betaGal beta-1,3-N-acetylglucosaminyltransferase 9 gives MRIQLKGDAICTLLLVLAFCTLLYFQFGRTSPRGNQEEKHRKPSTKSKNLPNTVDFRKHPQMRLKITQARPRHISGIKQAELVSKELHRSAIVSAVTYSSFDFQQYLRNKDERNFSLLINQPNKCKKTQRDPFLLIAIKSTVEDFDRRETVRKTWGREGSINGLHIQRVFLLGVPINKTAIVMWETLVQHESQIYKDVLLWDFLDTFFNLTLKEIHFLNWAAEFCSNVNFIFKGDIDVFVNIENIVDFLQAHSPIEDLFVGDIIDHAKPIRIRKSKYFIPETMYGLGMYPSYAGGGGFLMSGSTMKKLAQACEEVELFPIDDVFLGMCLQRINLKPISHNGFKTFGIVKPSAAPHLQTFDPCFYKDLMVVHSLKVSEIWLMWNLLHSPNLSCTKQQSARKPFRWKKVT, from the coding sequence ATGAGAATTCAACTGAAAGGGGATGCAATTTGCACCCTTCTTCTCGTACTAGCTTTTTGCACTTTACTGTACTTCCAGTTTGGCCGTACATCTCCAAGAGGAAATCAAGAGGAAAAGCACAGGAAGCCTTCAACCAAGTCAAAGAATCTGCCAAACACAGTGGACTTCAGAAAACATCCCCAAATGAGATTGAAAATAACACAAGCCAGACCTAGACACATTTCTGGGATTAAGCAAGCTGAACTAGTGAGCAAGGAACTTCACCGGTCTGCCATAGTATCAGCAGTGACTTATTCTTCTTTTGATTTTCAGCAGTACTTGAGAAATAAGGATGAGAGAAACTTCagccttctcatcaaccaacccAACAAGTGCAAGAAAACCCAGAGAGACCCCTTCCTGCTCATTGCTATAAAATCTACTGTTGAAGACTTCGACAGGCGTGAAACTGTACGCAAAACCTGGGGAAGGGAAGGCTCCATTAATGGCTTGCACATTCAAAGAGTTTTCCTGCTGGGTGTCCCCATAAATAAGACAGCAATCGTTATGTGGGAGACTCTTGTACAACACGAAAGTCAGATTTACAAAGATGTTTTATTATGGGACTTTCTAGATACCTTCTTTAATCTGACATTGAAggagatacattttttaaattgggctgctgagttttgttcaaatgtgaattttatttttaaaggagATATTGATGTTTTTGTCAACATAGAAAATATTGTGGATTTCTTACAGGCCCATAGTCCTATAGAGGACTTGTTTGTTGGTGATATTATTGACCATGCTAAGCCTATCAGAATAAGAAAGAGTAAATATTTCATTCCTGAAACAATGTATGGGCTAGGGATGTATCCATCTTATGCAGGAGGTGGAGGGTTCTTAATGTCTGGTAGTACAATGAAAAAACTCGCTCAGGCTTGTGAAGAAGTAGAACTCTTTCCCATTGATGATGTTTTTTTGGGCATGTGCTTGCAGAGGATCAACCTTAAGCCTATCTCACATAATGGATTTAAGACCTTTGGGATAGTGAAGCCTTCAGCTGCACCCCATCTGCAGACATTTGACCCATGCTTTTACAAAGATCTCATGGTAGTTCATAGTTTAAAAGTATCTGAAATCTGGCTGATGTGGAACCTCCTCCATAGTCCGAATCTTTCTTGTACTAAACAGCAGAGTGCAAGAAAACCGTTCCGCTGGAAAAAGGTCACATGA
- the LOC115096166 gene encoding vegetative cell wall protein gp1-like translates to MPESSKMEHREKHRHKHWRPVPSTCATPVASSSKPPMKKTRAEEHPLPSKPDAPRRPLPSEGVATKIPPGPMDPPVLPAMPPTPDLGLTTPALQEELHRIVQEAVVQVVQGLPRPQMPVSVPVPELAPMPPMLLPLLDKLGLLIGALPGAPRKSPLPMAPSTPIPLSSGEEDALRPEPIPGPSGVPALRPPVKSPTPVVGF, encoded by the coding sequence ATGCCGGAGTCGAGTAAAATGGAGCACCGGGAGAAGCACCGACACAAGCATTGGAGACCGGTGCCTTCGACTTGTGCAACACCGGTGGCGTCATCAAGCAAGCCACCGATGAAGAAGACCCGGGCCGAGGAGCATCCCTTGCCCTCAAAGCCGGATGCACCGAGGCGTCCCTTGCCTTCAGAGGGCGTGGCTACCAAGATTCCACCGGGACCGATGGACCCTCCGGTATTGCCTGCCATGCCTCCCACTCCGGACCTGGGGCTCACCACCCCAGCACTCCAAGAGGAATTGCACCGGATAGTGCAAGAGGCAGTGGTCCAGGTTGTCCAAGGCCTCCCGAGACCACAGATGCCAGTATCGGTGCCTGTGCCGGAACTGGCACCAATGCCACCGATGCTGCTTCCTCTCCTGGACAAGCTGGGTTTGCTTATTGGTGCCCTGCCGGGGGCACCGAGAAAATCACCATTACCCATGGCTCCATCGACGCCCATCCCACTTTCATCAGGAGAAGAGGACGCGTTGAGACCAGAGCCCATTCCAGGGCCTTCGGGAGTTCCCGCACTGAGGCCACCGGTGAAGTCCCCTACACCTGTGGTGGGATTTTGA